A window of Trichomycterus rosablanca isolate fTriRos1 chromosome 5, fTriRos1.hap1, whole genome shotgun sequence contains these coding sequences:
- the ikzf1 gene encoding DNA-binding protein Ikaros isoform X7 translates to METQEAQEMCQITGRESPVTNDGGDEQEEAMPIPEDLSTSTGLQNNRTDKLSGERPFQCSQCGASFTQKGNLLRHIKLHSGEKPFKCHLCNYACRRRDALTGHLRTHSVGKPHKCAYCGRSYKQRSSLEEHKERCHNYLQCMGLQDSIYTVKEENSQSDQREDSNLAASERALVLDRIANNVAKREKRFSDLSFESSTGEMMQPHVIDQAINSAISYLGAESLRPLVQTPPGSTSDMVVSPIYNLHKSQTAEGNGLSAKDSAAENLLLLSKSKSALNEKDGSPSPSGQDSTDTESNNEERAAGGTGPTASGLIYLTNHMAPVVRNGALPLVKEEHQRHFDALRAVGMELGMAVATEGFKVLSPEGEEVRAYRCIHCRVLFLDHVMYTIHMGCHGFRDPFECNLCGYRSQDRYEFSSHITRGEHRY, encoded by the exons ATGGAGACCCAAGAGGCCCAAGAAATGTGTCAAATAACAG GGAGGGAAAGTCCTGTTACTAATGATGGTGGAGATGAACAAGAAGAGGCCATGCCTATTCCAGAGGACCTGTCCACCAGCACTGGGCTCCAGAACAACCGCACTGACAAACTGTCAG GTGAAAGGCCATTTCAGTGCAGTCAGTGTGGTGCTTCATTCACTCAGAAGGGCAACCTACTACGGCACATCAAACTACACTCTGGAGAAAAACCCTTCAAGTGTCACCTGTGTAACTACGCTTGCCGACGTAGAGATGCTCTTACCGGGCACCTTCGCACACATTCAG tTGGGAAGCCGCATAAGTGTGCTTACTGTGGACGCAGCTACAAGCAGAGAAGCTCATTGGAAGAACACAAAGAGCGCTGCCACAACTACCTTCAGTGCATGGGCCTTCAGGACAGCATCTATACAG TGAAGGAAGAAAACAGCCAGAGTGATCAGAGGGAAGACTCAAACCTGGCTGCATCTGAGAGAGCCTTGGTGCTAGACAGAATAGCGAACAATGTAGCCAAGC GTGAGAAGCGCTTCAGTGACCTCTCGTTTGAGTCCAGCACTGGTGAGATGATGCAGCCCCATGTGATCGACCAGGCCATCAACAGTGCTATAAGCTACCTAGGAGCCGAGTCTTTGCGGCCGCTGGTTCAGACCCCACCTGGCTCCACCAGCGATATGGTAGTCAGCCCCATCTACAACCTGCACAAGTCCCAAACAGCTGAGGGCAACGGCTTGTCAGCTAAAGACAGTGCAGCCGAAAACCTGCTCCTGCTCTCTAAGTCCAAATCAGCTCTGAATGAAAAAGATGGCTCACCCAGTCCGAGTGGCCAAGACTCCACCGATACAGAGAGCAACAATGAGGAGCGGGCAGCTGGGGGAACAGGGCCAACAGCCAGTGGCCTTATATACCTTACCAATCACATGGCCCCTGTAGTACGGAACGGAGCCCTACCTCTGGttaaggaggaacatcagaggcACTTCGATGCTCTGCGGGCAGTGGGTATGGAGCTGGGCATGGCAGTTGCCACAGAGGGCTTTAAGGTGTTAAGCCCTGAGGGTGAGGAGGTAAGGGCATATCGATGCATCCACTGCAGGGTGCTCTTTCTGGACCATGTCATGTATACTATTCACATGGGATGCCACGGCTTTCGAGACCCCTTTGAGTGCAACCTGTGTGGATACCGCAGTCAAGACCGCTATGAATTCTCATCGCACATCACCCGTGGAGAACACCGCTACTGA
- the ikzf1 gene encoding DNA-binding protein Ikaros isoform X10: protein METQEAQEMCQITGRESPVTNDGGDEQEEAMPIPEDLSTSTGLQNNRTDKLSGERPFQCSQCGASFTQKGNLLRHIKLHSGEKPFKCHLCNYACRRRDALTGHLRTHSVKEENSQSDQREDSNLAASERALVLDRIANNVAKREKRFSDLSFESSTGEMMQPHVIDQAINSAISYLGAESLRPLVQTPPGSTSDMVVSPIYNLHKSQTAEGNGLSAKDSAAENLLLLSKSKSALNEKDGSPSPSGQDSTDTESNNEERAAGGTGPTASGLIYLTNHMAPVVRNGALPLVKEEHQRHFDALRAVGMELGMAVATEGFKVLSPEGEEVRAYRCIHCRVLFLDHVMYTIHMGCHGFRDPFECNLCGYRSQDRYEFSSHITRGEHRY, encoded by the exons ATGGAGACCCAAGAGGCCCAAGAAATGTGTCAAATAACAG GGAGGGAAAGTCCTGTTACTAATGATGGTGGAGATGAACAAGAAGAGGCCATGCCTATTCCAGAGGACCTGTCCACCAGCACTGGGCTCCAGAACAACCGCACTGACAAACTGTCAG GTGAAAGGCCATTTCAGTGCAGTCAGTGTGGTGCTTCATTCACTCAGAAGGGCAACCTACTACGGCACATCAAACTACACTCTGGAGAAAAACCCTTCAAGTGTCACCTGTGTAACTACGCTTGCCGACGTAGAGATGCTCTTACCGGGCACCTTCGCACACATTCAG TGAAGGAAGAAAACAGCCAGAGTGATCAGAGGGAAGACTCAAACCTGGCTGCATCTGAGAGAGCCTTGGTGCTAGACAGAATAGCGAACAATGTAGCCAAGC GTGAGAAGCGCTTCAGTGACCTCTCGTTTGAGTCCAGCACTGGTGAGATGATGCAGCCCCATGTGATCGACCAGGCCATCAACAGTGCTATAAGCTACCTAGGAGCCGAGTCTTTGCGGCCGCTGGTTCAGACCCCACCTGGCTCCACCAGCGATATGGTAGTCAGCCCCATCTACAACCTGCACAAGTCCCAAACAGCTGAGGGCAACGGCTTGTCAGCTAAAGACAGTGCAGCCGAAAACCTGCTCCTGCTCTCTAAGTCCAAATCAGCTCTGAATGAAAAAGATGGCTCACCCAGTCCGAGTGGCCAAGACTCCACCGATACAGAGAGCAACAATGAGGAGCGGGCAGCTGGGGGAACAGGGCCAACAGCCAGTGGCCTTATATACCTTACCAATCACATGGCCCCTGTAGTACGGAACGGAGCCCTACCTCTGGttaaggaggaacatcagaggcACTTCGATGCTCTGCGGGCAGTGGGTATGGAGCTGGGCATGGCAGTTGCCACAGAGGGCTTTAAGGTGTTAAGCCCTGAGGGTGAGGAGGTAAGGGCATATCGATGCATCCACTGCAGGGTGCTCTTTCTGGACCATGTCATGTATACTATTCACATGGGATGCCACGGCTTTCGAGACCCCTTTGAGTGCAACCTGTGTGGATACCGCAGTCAAGACCGCTATGAATTCTCATCGCACATCACCCGTGGAGAACACCGCTACTGA
- the ikzf1 gene encoding DNA-binding protein Ikaros isoform X11, with the protein METQEAQEMCQITGRESPVTNDGGDEQEEAMPIPEDLSTSTGLQNNRTDKLSVGKPHKCAYCGRSYKQRSSLEEHKERCHNYLQCMGLQDSIYTVKEENSQSDQREDSNLAASERALVLDRIANNVAKREKRFSDLSFESSTGEMMQPHVIDQAINSAISYLGAESLRPLVQTPPGSTSDMVVSPIYNLHKSQTAEGNGLSAKDSAAENLLLLSKSKSALNEKDGSPSPSGQDSTDTESNNEERAAGGTGPTASGLIYLTNHMAPVVRNGALPLVKEEHQRHFDALRAVGMELGMAVATEGFKVLSPEGEEVRAYRCIHCRVLFLDHVMYTIHMGCHGFRDPFECNLCGYRSQDRYEFSSHITRGEHRY; encoded by the exons ATGGAGACCCAAGAGGCCCAAGAAATGTGTCAAATAACAG GGAGGGAAAGTCCTGTTACTAATGATGGTGGAGATGAACAAGAAGAGGCCATGCCTATTCCAGAGGACCTGTCCACCAGCACTGGGCTCCAGAACAACCGCACTGACAAACTGTCAG tTGGGAAGCCGCATAAGTGTGCTTACTGTGGACGCAGCTACAAGCAGAGAAGCTCATTGGAAGAACACAAAGAGCGCTGCCACAACTACCTTCAGTGCATGGGCCTTCAGGACAGCATCTATACAG TGAAGGAAGAAAACAGCCAGAGTGATCAGAGGGAAGACTCAAACCTGGCTGCATCTGAGAGAGCCTTGGTGCTAGACAGAATAGCGAACAATGTAGCCAAGC GTGAGAAGCGCTTCAGTGACCTCTCGTTTGAGTCCAGCACTGGTGAGATGATGCAGCCCCATGTGATCGACCAGGCCATCAACAGTGCTATAAGCTACCTAGGAGCCGAGTCTTTGCGGCCGCTGGTTCAGACCCCACCTGGCTCCACCAGCGATATGGTAGTCAGCCCCATCTACAACCTGCACAAGTCCCAAACAGCTGAGGGCAACGGCTTGTCAGCTAAAGACAGTGCAGCCGAAAACCTGCTCCTGCTCTCTAAGTCCAAATCAGCTCTGAATGAAAAAGATGGCTCACCCAGTCCGAGTGGCCAAGACTCCACCGATACAGAGAGCAACAATGAGGAGCGGGCAGCTGGGGGAACAGGGCCAACAGCCAGTGGCCTTATATACCTTACCAATCACATGGCCCCTGTAGTACGGAACGGAGCCCTACCTCTGGttaaggaggaacatcagaggcACTTCGATGCTCTGCGGGCAGTGGGTATGGAGCTGGGCATGGCAGTTGCCACAGAGGGCTTTAAGGTGTTAAGCCCTGAGGGTGAGGAGGTAAGGGCATATCGATGCATCCACTGCAGGGTGCTCTTTCTGGACCATGTCATGTATACTATTCACATGGGATGCCACGGCTTTCGAGACCCCTTTGAGTGCAACCTGTGTGGATACCGCAGTCAAGACCGCTATGAATTCTCATCGCACATCACCCGTGGAGAACACCGCTACTGA
- the ikzf1 gene encoding DNA-binding protein Ikaros isoform X14, with product METQEAQEMCQITGRESPVTNDGGDEQEEAMPIPEDLSTSTGLQNNRTDKLSGEKRFSDLSFESSTGEMMQPHVIDQAINSAISYLGAESLRPLVQTPPGSTSDMVVSPIYNLHKSQTAEGNGLSAKDSAAENLLLLSKSKSALNEKDGSPSPSGQDSTDTESNNEERAAGGTGPTASGLIYLTNHMAPVVRNGALPLVKEEHQRHFDALRAVGMELGMAVATEGFKVLSPEGEEVRAYRCIHCRVLFLDHVMYTIHMGCHGFRDPFECNLCGYRSQDRYEFSSHITRGEHRY from the exons ATGGAGACCCAAGAGGCCCAAGAAATGTGTCAAATAACAG GGAGGGAAAGTCCTGTTACTAATGATGGTGGAGATGAACAAGAAGAGGCCATGCCTATTCCAGAGGACCTGTCCACCAGCACTGGGCTCCAGAACAACCGCACTGACAAACTGTCAG GTGAGAAGCGCTTCAGTGACCTCTCGTTTGAGTCCAGCACTGGTGAGATGATGCAGCCCCATGTGATCGACCAGGCCATCAACAGTGCTATAAGCTACCTAGGAGCCGAGTCTTTGCGGCCGCTGGTTCAGACCCCACCTGGCTCCACCAGCGATATGGTAGTCAGCCCCATCTACAACCTGCACAAGTCCCAAACAGCTGAGGGCAACGGCTTGTCAGCTAAAGACAGTGCAGCCGAAAACCTGCTCCTGCTCTCTAAGTCCAAATCAGCTCTGAATGAAAAAGATGGCTCACCCAGTCCGAGTGGCCAAGACTCCACCGATACAGAGAGCAACAATGAGGAGCGGGCAGCTGGGGGAACAGGGCCAACAGCCAGTGGCCTTATATACCTTACCAATCACATGGCCCCTGTAGTACGGAACGGAGCCCTACCTCTGGttaaggaggaacatcagaggcACTTCGATGCTCTGCGGGCAGTGGGTATGGAGCTGGGCATGGCAGTTGCCACAGAGGGCTTTAAGGTGTTAAGCCCTGAGGGTGAGGAGGTAAGGGCATATCGATGCATCCACTGCAGGGTGCTCTTTCTGGACCATGTCATGTATACTATTCACATGGGATGCCACGGCTTTCGAGACCCCTTTGAGTGCAACCTGTGTGGATACCGCAGTCAAGACCGCTATGAATTCTCATCGCACATCACCCGTGGAGAACACCGCTACTGA
- the ikzf1 gene encoding DNA-binding protein Ikaros isoform X5: METQEAQEMCQITGRESPVTNDGGDEQEEAMPIPEDLSTSTGLQNNRTDKLSACNIKVEARSDEENGLVAEMNGEEEECVAEDLRILDGSGAKVNGSHADPDSKPAVAYPTAGGIRLPNGKLKCDICGIVCIGPNVLMVHKRSHTGERPFQCSQCGASFTQKGNLLRHIKLHSGEKPFKCHLCNYACRRRDALTGHLRTHSGEKRFSDLSFESSTGEMMQPHVIDQAINSAISYLGAESLRPLVQTPPGSTSDMVVSPIYNLHKSQTAEGNGLSAKDSAAENLLLLSKSKSALNEKDGSPSPSGQDSTDTESNNEERAAGGTGPTASGLIYLTNHMAPVVRNGALPLVKEEHQRHFDALRAVGMELGMAVATEGFKVLSPEGEEVRAYRCIHCRVLFLDHVMYTIHMGCHGFRDPFECNLCGYRSQDRYEFSSHITRGEHRY; encoded by the exons ATGGAGACCCAAGAGGCCCAAGAAATGTGTCAAATAACAG GGAGGGAAAGTCCTGTTACTAATGATGGTGGAGATGAACAAGAAGAGGCCATGCCTATTCCAGAGGACCTGTCCACCAGCACTGGGCTCCAGAACAACCGCACTGACAAACTGTCAG CCTGCAATATAAAAGTTGAGGCTCGGAGTGATGAGGAGAATGGGCTGGTCGCTGAGATGAATGGAGAGGAAGAGGAGTGTGTGGCTGAGGACTTGCGCATACTTGATGGCTCAGGGGCCAAAGTGAATGGCTCCCACGCCGACCCTGACAGCAAGCCGGCGGTCGCCTACCCTACGGCCGGGGGCATCCGCCTCCCCAATGGGAAGCTCAAGTGTGATATCTGTGGAATAGTTTGCATTGGGCCCAATGTGCTGATGGTGCATAAGCGAAGCCACACTG GTGAAAGGCCATTTCAGTGCAGTCAGTGTGGTGCTTCATTCACTCAGAAGGGCAACCTACTACGGCACATCAAACTACACTCTGGAGAAAAACCCTTCAAGTGTCACCTGTGTAACTACGCTTGCCGACGTAGAGATGCTCTTACCGGGCACCTTCGCACACATTCAG GTGAGAAGCGCTTCAGTGACCTCTCGTTTGAGTCCAGCACTGGTGAGATGATGCAGCCCCATGTGATCGACCAGGCCATCAACAGTGCTATAAGCTACCTAGGAGCCGAGTCTTTGCGGCCGCTGGTTCAGACCCCACCTGGCTCCACCAGCGATATGGTAGTCAGCCCCATCTACAACCTGCACAAGTCCCAAACAGCTGAGGGCAACGGCTTGTCAGCTAAAGACAGTGCAGCCGAAAACCTGCTCCTGCTCTCTAAGTCCAAATCAGCTCTGAATGAAAAAGATGGCTCACCCAGTCCGAGTGGCCAAGACTCCACCGATACAGAGAGCAACAATGAGGAGCGGGCAGCTGGGGGAACAGGGCCAACAGCCAGTGGCCTTATATACCTTACCAATCACATGGCCCCTGTAGTACGGAACGGAGCCCTACCTCTGGttaaggaggaacatcagaggcACTTCGATGCTCTGCGGGCAGTGGGTATGGAGCTGGGCATGGCAGTTGCCACAGAGGGCTTTAAGGTGTTAAGCCCTGAGGGTGAGGAGGTAAGGGCATATCGATGCATCCACTGCAGGGTGCTCTTTCTGGACCATGTCATGTATACTATTCACATGGGATGCCACGGCTTTCGAGACCCCTTTGAGTGCAACCTGTGTGGATACCGCAGTCAAGACCGCTATGAATTCTCATCGCACATCACCCGTGGAGAACACCGCTACTGA
- the ikzf1 gene encoding DNA-binding protein Ikaros isoform X1 — protein sequence METQEAQEMCQITGRESPVTNDGGDEQEEAMPIPEDLSTSTGLQNNRTDKLSACNIKVEARSDEENGLVAEMNGEEEECVAEDLRILDGSGAKVNGSHADPDSKPAVAYPTAGGIRLPNGKLKCDICGIVCIGPNVLMVHKRSHTGERPFQCSQCGASFTQKGNLLRHIKLHSGEKPFKCHLCNYACRRRDALTGHLRTHSVGKPHKCAYCGRSYKQRSSLEEHKERCHNYLQCMGLQDSIYTVKEENSQSDQREDSNLAASERALVLDRIANNVAKRKSSMPQKFVGEKRFSDLSFESSTGEMMQPHVIDQAINSAISYLGAESLRPLVQTPPGSTSDMVVSPIYNLHKSQTAEGNGLSAKDSAAENLLLLSKSKSALNEKDGSPSPSGQDSTDTESNNEERAAGGTGPTASGLIYLTNHMAPVVRNGALPLVKEEHQRHFDALRAVGMELGMAVATEGFKVLSPEGEEVRAYRCIHCRVLFLDHVMYTIHMGCHGFRDPFECNLCGYRSQDRYEFSSHITRGEHRY from the exons ATGGAGACCCAAGAGGCCCAAGAAATGTGTCAAATAACAG GGAGGGAAAGTCCTGTTACTAATGATGGTGGAGATGAACAAGAAGAGGCCATGCCTATTCCAGAGGACCTGTCCACCAGCACTGGGCTCCAGAACAACCGCACTGACAAACTGTCAG CCTGCAATATAAAAGTTGAGGCTCGGAGTGATGAGGAGAATGGGCTGGTCGCTGAGATGAATGGAGAGGAAGAGGAGTGTGTGGCTGAGGACTTGCGCATACTTGATGGCTCAGGGGCCAAAGTGAATGGCTCCCACGCCGACCCTGACAGCAAGCCGGCGGTCGCCTACCCTACGGCCGGGGGCATCCGCCTCCCCAATGGGAAGCTCAAGTGTGATATCTGTGGAATAGTTTGCATTGGGCCCAATGTGCTGATGGTGCATAAGCGAAGCCACACTG GTGAAAGGCCATTTCAGTGCAGTCAGTGTGGTGCTTCATTCACTCAGAAGGGCAACCTACTACGGCACATCAAACTACACTCTGGAGAAAAACCCTTCAAGTGTCACCTGTGTAACTACGCTTGCCGACGTAGAGATGCTCTTACCGGGCACCTTCGCACACATTCAG tTGGGAAGCCGCATAAGTGTGCTTACTGTGGACGCAGCTACAAGCAGAGAAGCTCATTGGAAGAACACAAAGAGCGCTGCCACAACTACCTTCAGTGCATGGGCCTTCAGGACAGCATCTATACAG TGAAGGAAGAAAACAGCCAGAGTGATCAGAGGGAAGACTCAAACCTGGCTGCATCTGAGAGAGCCTTGGTGCTAGACAGAATAGCGAACAATGTAGCCAAGCGTAAGAGCTCTATGCCACAGAAGTTTGTGG GTGAGAAGCGCTTCAGTGACCTCTCGTTTGAGTCCAGCACTGGTGAGATGATGCAGCCCCATGTGATCGACCAGGCCATCAACAGTGCTATAAGCTACCTAGGAGCCGAGTCTTTGCGGCCGCTGGTTCAGACCCCACCTGGCTCCACCAGCGATATGGTAGTCAGCCCCATCTACAACCTGCACAAGTCCCAAACAGCTGAGGGCAACGGCTTGTCAGCTAAAGACAGTGCAGCCGAAAACCTGCTCCTGCTCTCTAAGTCCAAATCAGCTCTGAATGAAAAAGATGGCTCACCCAGTCCGAGTGGCCAAGACTCCACCGATACAGAGAGCAACAATGAGGAGCGGGCAGCTGGGGGAACAGGGCCAACAGCCAGTGGCCTTATATACCTTACCAATCACATGGCCCCTGTAGTACGGAACGGAGCCCTACCTCTGGttaaggaggaacatcagaggcACTTCGATGCTCTGCGGGCAGTGGGTATGGAGCTGGGCATGGCAGTTGCCACAGAGGGCTTTAAGGTGTTAAGCCCTGAGGGTGAGGAGGTAAGGGCATATCGATGCATCCACTGCAGGGTGCTCTTTCTGGACCATGTCATGTATACTATTCACATGGGATGCCACGGCTTTCGAGACCCCTTTGAGTGCAACCTGTGTGGATACCGCAGTCAAGACCGCTATGAATTCTCATCGCACATCACCCGTGGAGAACACCGCTACTGA
- the ikzf1 gene encoding DNA-binding protein Ikaros isoform X3, with the protein METQEAQEMCQITGRESPVTNDGGDEQEEAMPIPEDLSTSTGLQNNRTDKLSACNIKVEARSDEENGLVAEMNGEEEECVAEDLRILDGSGAKVNGSHADPDSKPAVAYPTAGGIRLPNGKLKCDICGIVCIGPNVLMVHKRSHTGERPFQCSQCGASFTQKGNLLRHIKLHSGEKPFKCHLCNYACRRRDALTGHLRTHSVKEENSQSDQREDSNLAASERALVLDRIANNVAKRKSSMPQKFVGEKRFSDLSFESSTGEMMQPHVIDQAINSAISYLGAESLRPLVQTPPGSTSDMVVSPIYNLHKSQTAEGNGLSAKDSAAENLLLLSKSKSALNEKDGSPSPSGQDSTDTESNNEERAAGGTGPTASGLIYLTNHMAPVVRNGALPLVKEEHQRHFDALRAVGMELGMAVATEGFKVLSPEGEEVRAYRCIHCRVLFLDHVMYTIHMGCHGFRDPFECNLCGYRSQDRYEFSSHITRGEHRY; encoded by the exons ATGGAGACCCAAGAGGCCCAAGAAATGTGTCAAATAACAG GGAGGGAAAGTCCTGTTACTAATGATGGTGGAGATGAACAAGAAGAGGCCATGCCTATTCCAGAGGACCTGTCCACCAGCACTGGGCTCCAGAACAACCGCACTGACAAACTGTCAG CCTGCAATATAAAAGTTGAGGCTCGGAGTGATGAGGAGAATGGGCTGGTCGCTGAGATGAATGGAGAGGAAGAGGAGTGTGTGGCTGAGGACTTGCGCATACTTGATGGCTCAGGGGCCAAAGTGAATGGCTCCCACGCCGACCCTGACAGCAAGCCGGCGGTCGCCTACCCTACGGCCGGGGGCATCCGCCTCCCCAATGGGAAGCTCAAGTGTGATATCTGTGGAATAGTTTGCATTGGGCCCAATGTGCTGATGGTGCATAAGCGAAGCCACACTG GTGAAAGGCCATTTCAGTGCAGTCAGTGTGGTGCTTCATTCACTCAGAAGGGCAACCTACTACGGCACATCAAACTACACTCTGGAGAAAAACCCTTCAAGTGTCACCTGTGTAACTACGCTTGCCGACGTAGAGATGCTCTTACCGGGCACCTTCGCACACATTCAG TGAAGGAAGAAAACAGCCAGAGTGATCAGAGGGAAGACTCAAACCTGGCTGCATCTGAGAGAGCCTTGGTGCTAGACAGAATAGCGAACAATGTAGCCAAGCGTAAGAGCTCTATGCCACAGAAGTTTGTGG GTGAGAAGCGCTTCAGTGACCTCTCGTTTGAGTCCAGCACTGGTGAGATGATGCAGCCCCATGTGATCGACCAGGCCATCAACAGTGCTATAAGCTACCTAGGAGCCGAGTCTTTGCGGCCGCTGGTTCAGACCCCACCTGGCTCCACCAGCGATATGGTAGTCAGCCCCATCTACAACCTGCACAAGTCCCAAACAGCTGAGGGCAACGGCTTGTCAGCTAAAGACAGTGCAGCCGAAAACCTGCTCCTGCTCTCTAAGTCCAAATCAGCTCTGAATGAAAAAGATGGCTCACCCAGTCCGAGTGGCCAAGACTCCACCGATACAGAGAGCAACAATGAGGAGCGGGCAGCTGGGGGAACAGGGCCAACAGCCAGTGGCCTTATATACCTTACCAATCACATGGCCCCTGTAGTACGGAACGGAGCCCTACCTCTGGttaaggaggaacatcagaggcACTTCGATGCTCTGCGGGCAGTGGGTATGGAGCTGGGCATGGCAGTTGCCACAGAGGGCTTTAAGGTGTTAAGCCCTGAGGGTGAGGAGGTAAGGGCATATCGATGCATCCACTGCAGGGTGCTCTTTCTGGACCATGTCATGTATACTATTCACATGGGATGCCACGGCTTTCGAGACCCCTTTGAGTGCAACCTGTGTGGATACCGCAGTCAAGACCGCTATGAATTCTCATCGCACATCACCCGTGGAGAACACCGCTACTGA